From Daucus carota subsp. sativus chromosome 6, DH1 v3.0, whole genome shotgun sequence, the proteins below share one genomic window:
- the LOC108224912 gene encoding transcription factor TCP4: MGMKSNGGDIVQVEGGHILRATGRKDRHSKVYTAKGPRDRRVRLAAHTAIQFYDVQDRLGYDRPSKAVDWLINKAKNAIDKLEELPPWNPMDASTTVPNPNLNPNGLPLEQQQSQAYPFHDNPSDDTMKSFFPTSSGMNFHSYTGDVISRCSLQNNSQDLCLSLQSLQEDINNSTHPAPGHDHQGLYSGQAETNFPRMVGWDGEIKPAGYYFNAQTLSQPQMICQSSTAAFSQREPLQSSFSPYVRAWNDLPFPVSDQNHTQALIPHLSISSGSPYASAKFSGFQVPARIQGEEDHPSSTPTKSRN; encoded by the coding sequence ATGGGCATGAAGAGTAACGGAGGAGATATAGTCCAAGTTGAAGGAGGCCATATTCTCCGGGCCACTGGCCGGAAAGATAGGCACAGCAAGGTCTACACTGCCAAAGGTCCTAGAGACCGGAGAGTCCGCCTTGCCGCTCACACGGCCATTCAGTTCTATGATGTTCAAGACAGATTAGGGTATGACCGTCCCAGCAAAGCAGTGGATTGGCTTATCAACAAGGCCAAAAATGCAATTGACAAGCTTGAAGAGTTGCCTCCATGGAACCCAATGGACGCTAGTACCACAGTACCAAATCCAAACCTGAACCCTAATGGGCTTCCACTGGAACAACAGCAATCCCAAGCTTACCCTTTTCATGATAACCCAAGTGATGATACTATGAAATCTTTCTTCCCAACAAGCTCAGGAATGAACTTTCATAGCTACACAGGTGATGTCATTTCCAGATGTTCACTACAAAATAACTCCCAAGATCTTTGCCTGTCTCTTCAGTCTCTACAGGAGGACATCAACAATTCCACCCACCCAGCTCCTGGTCATGATCATCAAGGCCTTTATTCGGGCCAGGCCGAAACAAACTTCCCAAGAATGGTGGGCTGGGATGGAGAAATCAAACCCGCAGGATATTATTTCAATGCACAAACACTTTCACAACCACAAATGATATGTCAAAGCTCTACTGCAGCATTTAGCCAGAGGGAACCCCTTCAGTCCAGTTTTTCGCCTTATGTTCGGGCTTGGAATGACCTGCCATTCCCTGTCTCTGACCAAAACCACACACAAGCACTAATTCCTCACTTGTCAATATCTTCAGGCTCTCCATACGCGTCTGCCAAGTTTTCGGGCTTTCAAGTTCCAGCTCGAATTCAGGGAGAGGAGGACCACCCCTCCTCTACTCCTACCAAGTCTCGCAACTGA